A single window of Flagellimonas maritima DNA harbors:
- a CDS encoding TIGR04282 family arsenosugar biosynthesis glycosyltransferase translates to MKENHSNLLLIFTRNPELGKCKTRLAHKIGDEAALDIYRFLLDHTVSVTQSLNADKWVLYSEKIWENDIWDEESYRKKLQKGDDLGIRMANAFEEGFNLGFEKIIVIGSDLYDLSEQDLENAFKKLEDHDFVIGPAEDGGYYLLGMTTFTNTPFQNKEWGSETVLADTLKDLNGENLVQLSVKNDVDHYEDIKNIRAFEPFLKHIKE, encoded by the coding sequence TTGAAAGAGAACCATAGCAACCTACTCTTAATTTTTACCCGTAATCCAGAACTTGGTAAATGCAAAACCAGATTGGCCCATAAGATAGGTGATGAAGCTGCTTTGGATATCTATAGATTTTTATTGGACCATACCGTTTCGGTAACACAAAGCCTCAATGCGGATAAATGGGTGCTTTACTCTGAAAAGATTTGGGAAAATGACATATGGGATGAAGAATCATATCGAAAAAAGCTTCAAAAAGGAGATGATTTAGGGATCAGAATGGCAAATGCCTTTGAAGAGGGCTTTAATTTAGGTTTTGAAAAAATCATTGTAATTGGCAGTGACTTATACGACCTTTCTGAACAGGATTTGGAAAACGCTTTCAAGAAATTGGAAGACCATGACTTTGTCATAGGACCGGCAGAGGACGGTGGGTACTACCTTTTGGGAATGACCACTTTTACCAATACGCCTTTTCAAAATAAAGAATGGGGCTCAGAAACCGTTTTAGCGGATACCTTAAAGGATTTGAACGGGGAAAACCTAGTTCAACTTTCCGTTAAGAACGATGTGGACCACTATGAGGATATAAAAAATATCAGGGCTTTTGAGCCTTTTTTAAAACATATCAAAGAATGA
- a CDS encoding glycoside hydrolase family 113 has protein sequence MKRLGLFCLCLLQFSCNSQKEEKINGLSFVGSREEVKQEHVEPVLRTNANYVAIMPFGFARDLNSPNIIFDTDRQWYGETRRGAKQYIELLQKNGIKIMLKPQIWIWRGEFTGDMAMNSDEDWKTLEESYSDFILTYAVLAEETKTEIYCIGTELEEFVKNRPRYWPMLIEQIRKVYKGRLTYAANWDEYVRTPFWKELDYIGVDAYFPLSEERFPTIEELKSGWQPWKTKLIALSEKNDRPILFTEFGYRSMDYTAKKPWLVDRNNMEVNLDAQADATKVIFEEFWNEDWFAGGFVWKWFINHSESGGAMDNRFTPQNKPAETVIYKNFTKFK, from the coding sequence ATGAAAAGATTAGGGCTCTTTTGCTTATGCTTGCTTCAGTTTTCCTGCAATAGTCAAAAAGAAGAGAAGATAAACGGATTGAGTTTTGTAGGCTCACGCGAAGAAGTGAAACAAGAACACGTGGAACCCGTTCTTCGTACAAATGCCAACTACGTAGCTATAATGCCTTTTGGTTTTGCCAGAGACCTAAATTCACCAAACATTATTTTTGATACCGATAGACAATGGTACGGAGAAACAAGGCGCGGGGCTAAACAATATATAGAACTCTTGCAAAAAAATGGCATTAAAATAATGCTGAAGCCCCAAATTTGGATATGGAGGGGCGAATTTACGGGAGATATGGCCATGAATTCCGATGAAGATTGGAAAACCCTTGAAGAATCCTATAGCGATTTTATTCTAACCTATGCGGTGCTCGCCGAAGAAACCAAAACCGAGATTTACTGTATTGGTACCGAATTGGAGGAATTCGTAAAGAATAGACCGAGATATTGGCCAATGCTGATTGAGCAGATAAGAAAGGTATATAAAGGGAGGCTTACCTACGCCGCAAATTGGGACGAATATGTAAGAACACCCTTTTGGAAAGAACTGGATTATATAGGAGTGGACGCTTACTTTCCATTGTCCGAAGAACGTTTTCCTACAATTGAGGAACTAAAATCTGGATGGCAGCCTTGGAAAACCAAACTAATCGCTTTATCGGAGAAAAATGATAGACCGATTCTTTTTACGGAATTTGGATACAGAAGCATGGATTATACTGCAAAAAAACCGTGGCTGGTGGATAGGAATAATATGGAAGTAAACCTTGATGCCCAAGCGGATGCCACAAAGGTCATTTTTGAAGAATTCTGGAATGAAGATTGGTTTGCCGGGGGCTTCGTCTGGAAATGGTTTATTAATCATTCCGAATCTGGCGGTGCAATGGATAATCGTTTTACTCCACAGAACAAACCTGCCGAAACTGTTATTTATAAAAATTTCACCAAATTTAAATAG
- a CDS encoding pyruvate kinase has protein sequence MSSKALDGIVKQIDAIVHEIEIQEKANGEIIKDVCDVYRESARNLLHYTTFRNFDVREMQEKLKLLGLTRLANAEGNILGSLLNTRKVINYLNSNTEKAKNYNYLSIGEGNHLLKKNTDNLFGNSENGRRVKIMVTQPKDAAYNYSMVLKMVQNGMDCARINCAHDGPEVWSAIINNVKRAAKECNTPVKVAMDLAGPKIRTGKLVSGPRVKKFKPKRTVSGKLKSFAFIELVPNTFGPLAQNTIPVTEQWLKKLIIGDIIGITDLRGKFRKLEVMETRERSVMVRCKKTLYIGTGITLHPIRSGLGIGIIGELPAVAQSISLKKGDVLMVMGQDIEGMLPVFDSDGKLIAPGKISCIPSEVVSKVKEGEPILFDDGKIEGIIERKHASFFEVLITNAKENRSILKAEKGINFPTLDIGRSGLTEKDRLDLKFVAKHADIVNCSYINCEADVRELIEEMEKLKIKDKISVILKIETRFAFRNLIKILLAAMHSKYLGIMIARGDLALEVGWKNMAKVQEEILSFCGAAHLPVVWATQVLENLAKKGFPSRSEITDTTSSIRAECVMLNKGPYINEAISFLNEILQAMEHLHEKKEGMWPKMEWL, from the coding sequence ATGAGTTCTAAAGCCCTGGATGGAATAGTAAAACAGATTGATGCCATAGTCCATGAAATTGAAATTCAGGAAAAGGCAAACGGAGAAATTATCAAAGATGTTTGCGATGTATATAGAGAAAGCGCGAGAAATTTATTGCACTACACCACTTTCAGAAACTTTGATGTAAGGGAAATGCAAGAAAAACTGAAGCTATTGGGCCTTACACGGTTAGCCAATGCAGAAGGAAATATTTTGGGGAGCCTCCTGAACACAAGAAAAGTTATAAATTATTTAAATTCAAATACGGAAAAAGCAAAAAACTATAATTATTTATCCATCGGCGAAGGGAATCATCTCTTAAAAAAAAATACCGATAATCTCTTTGGAAATAGTGAAAATGGCAGAAGGGTTAAAATTATGGTCACCCAACCTAAAGATGCTGCATATAATTATTCAATGGTATTGAAAATGGTCCAAAATGGCATGGATTGCGCACGTATTAATTGTGCGCATGATGGACCCGAAGTATGGAGTGCCATTATTAATAATGTAAAGCGGGCCGCCAAGGAATGTAATACCCCTGTTAAAGTTGCAATGGATTTGGCAGGGCCCAAAATCAGGACAGGTAAGCTTGTTTCTGGTCCCAGAGTGAAAAAATTCAAGCCAAAACGTACCGTTTCCGGGAAACTGAAAAGTTTTGCATTCATAGAACTTGTTCCCAACACATTTGGTCCTTTGGCGCAGAATACAATACCTGTAACAGAGCAATGGCTGAAGAAACTGATTATTGGGGATATTATTGGAATAACGGATTTAAGAGGAAAATTCCGAAAACTGGAAGTTATGGAAACTAGAGAGCGAAGTGTTATGGTTCGCTGTAAAAAAACACTTTATATTGGAACAGGCATCACTTTGCACCCAATACGCTCAGGTTTAGGCATTGGAATTATAGGTGAGCTTCCTGCTGTAGCGCAAAGCATAAGTCTGAAAAAGGGCGACGTTTTGATGGTGATGGGGCAGGATATTGAGGGAATGTTGCCCGTGTTTGACAGCGATGGCAAATTAATTGCGCCAGGTAAGATATCATGTATTCCATCAGAGGTCGTTTCAAAAGTAAAAGAAGGAGAGCCTATCCTATTTGACGATGGAAAAATCGAAGGAATTATCGAAAGGAAACATGCGAGTTTCTTTGAAGTTCTAATAACAAATGCCAAAGAAAATAGATCTATTCTAAAGGCTGAAAAAGGCATCAACTTTCCTACACTCGATATAGGGAGAAGCGGCTTGACCGAAAAGGACAGATTAGATCTAAAATTTGTGGCCAAACACGCAGATATAGTCAACTGTTCTTATATTAATTGTGAAGCAGATGTAAGAGAGTTGATTGAAGAGATGGAAAAGTTGAAGATCAAAGATAAAATCAGCGTTATTCTAAAAATAGAGACTCGGTTTGCTTTCAGAAATTTGATAAAAATACTTTTAGCCGCTATGCACAGTAAATATTTGGGCATTATGATTGCTAGAGGAGATTTGGCCTTGGAAGTAGGATGGAAAAATATGGCAAAGGTGCAAGAAGAGATTTTATCGTTCTGTGGCGCTGCTCACCTTCCAGTTGTCTGGGCCACACAAGTTTTGGAAAATTTGGCAAAAAAAGGATTTCCCTCCCGCTCAGAGATAACGGATACCACTTCATCCATACGTGCCGAATGTGTTATGTTGAACAAAGGCCCTTACATTAACGAAGCAATAAGCTTTTTAAACGAAATCCTTCAAGCAATGGAGCATCTACATGAAAAAAAAGAAGGGATGTGGCCTAAAATGGAATGGCTGTAA
- a CDS encoding glycoside hydrolase family 32 protein has translation MLKRIFPYAILILIISCKSKTKEKAVVHQESKIYTEQYCPQYHFSPPEKWMNDPNGLVYNNGLYHLFYQYYPEDIVWGPMHWGHAVSHDMVYWKHKPIALYPDEHGLIFSGSAVVDKNNTSGFGVDGKEPLVAVFTYHLMEGEKAGRNDFQTQGIAYSLDNGDTWTKYDGNPVIDNKGIRDFRDPKVFWHDKTQSWILVLVAGDHAKFYTSKDLKKWRYLSEFGKYRGAHGGVWECPDLFPLKVEGTDKEKWVLIISINPGAPNGGSETQYFIGDFDGITFTSTQKKQKWLDYGTDNYAGVTYNNTPDGKRIFIGWMSNWDYARNTPTKKWRSAMTIPRELLLKKIEDDYVLASMPLAEINTLATAVLEKFKVASGNSDTLNVKDLNQSKITFTTASRDFKLIFSNDLKETLVLAMNFKNNGFIVDRMKSGDTGFQSEFGNKKHFVPIKEFTNEFFDVNILLDWSSIEIFLDNGIYSITEQIFPTEPFNQLIIENSDYQAEIENGEIQFMKSVW, from the coding sequence ATGCTTAAAAGGATTTTCCCCTACGCAATTTTAATTTTAATTATTTCGTGCAAATCAAAAACGAAAGAAAAAGCGGTTGTGCATCAAGAATCAAAAATTTATACGGAACAGTATTGTCCCCAATATCACTTTTCCCCTCCCGAAAAATGGATGAACGATCCCAATGGATTGGTCTACAACAATGGACTGTACCATCTTTTTTATCAATATTATCCTGAGGACATTGTTTGGGGACCCATGCACTGGGGGCATGCTGTCAGTCATGATATGGTCTATTGGAAGCACAAGCCCATAGCCTTGTATCCTGATGAGCATGGATTGATTTTTTCTGGAAGTGCTGTAGTGGATAAAAATAATACTTCAGGATTTGGCGTGGATGGTAAGGAGCCTTTAGTAGCCGTTTTCACCTACCATCTTATGGAAGGTGAAAAAGCGGGAAGAAACGATTTTCAAACCCAGGGCATTGCCTATAGTCTTGATAACGGAGACACTTGGACAAAATATGATGGCAATCCCGTAATCGATAATAAAGGAATACGGGATTTTAGAGATCCAAAGGTGTTTTGGCATGATAAAACCCAGAGTTGGATATTAGTCTTGGTAGCGGGGGACCATGCTAAATTTTATACCTCCAAGGATTTGAAAAAGTGGAGGTATCTAAGCGAATTTGGAAAATATAGGGGGGCTCATGGTGGAGTATGGGAGTGCCCTGATTTATTTCCTCTTAAAGTTGAAGGCACTGATAAAGAGAAGTGGGTTTTAATCATAAGTATAAACCCTGGCGCACCCAATGGTGGTAGTGAAACACAATATTTTATTGGGGATTTTGATGGAATTACTTTCACTTCCACTCAAAAGAAGCAAAAATGGTTGGATTATGGAACAGATAATTATGCTGGGGTTACCTATAATAATACACCGGATGGTAAGCGAATTTTTATTGGCTGGATGAGCAACTGGGATTATGCCCGAAATACGCCTACAAAAAAGTGGCGAAGCGCCATGACAATTCCTAGAGAGCTTTTGCTTAAAAAGATTGAAGATGATTACGTATTAGCGAGTATGCCATTGGCTGAGATAAATACATTGGCAACAGCTGTTTTAGAAAAATTCAAGGTCGCTTCAGGTAACTCCGATACATTGAACGTAAAAGATTTGAATCAAAGCAAAATTACTTTTACAACTGCATCCCGTGATTTTAAATTGATTTTTTCCAATGATTTAAAAGAGACCTTGGTATTGGCAATGAATTTTAAAAACAATGGTTTTATAGTCGATAGAATGAAATCTGGAGACACAGGTTTTCAATCTGAATTTGGTAATAAAAAACATTTTGTCCCAATTAAAGAATTTACCAATGAGTTTTTTGATGTAAATATTTTACTGGATTGGTCTTCAATAGAAATATTCTTAGATAATGGGATTTATTCAATCACGGAACAAATTTTTCCCACAGAACCTTTCAATCAATTAATCATAGAAAATTCAGATTATCAAGCAGAAATTGAAAATGGTGAGATACAATTCATGAAATCAGTTTGGTAA
- a CDS encoding DUF547 domain-containing protein, which yields MNFVLNLFFGFLLMSCNGTLEAKSSKNLNTETVLPDHDFWDQLLKKYVDEEGNVNYTGFKNNVADLNVYLETLAQNPPSSSWGKNEKLAYYINLYNAATVKLIVDNYPLKSIKDIPNRWEKEWISIGGETTSLNDIEHKILRKMNEPRIHFAINCASESCPKLLNTAFKAQNIEKLLSKATVDFVNDKKRNRFENETAELSRIFKWFKSDFTKKTSLLEYINVYLDNPIDKNAKVEYLDYDWSLNETK from the coding sequence ATGAATTTCGTCCTAAATCTTTTCTTTGGATTTCTTTTGATGTCGTGCAATGGAACCTTGGAAGCAAAATCAAGTAAAAACCTTAATACGGAAACTGTTTTGCCGGACCATGATTTTTGGGATCAATTACTAAAGAAGTATGTTGATGAAGAAGGAAATGTAAACTATACAGGATTTAAAAATAACGTTGCTGACCTAAATGTTTATTTGGAAACACTGGCACAAAACCCACCTTCATCCTCTTGGGGCAAGAATGAAAAGCTTGCCTACTACATCAACCTGTACAATGCTGCAACCGTAAAATTAATTGTTGATAATTACCCCTTGAAAAGCATCAAGGACATTCCGAACCGATGGGAAAAAGAATGGATTTCCATTGGCGGCGAAACAACATCCTTGAATGATATTGAACATAAAATACTGCGTAAAATGAACGAACCCCGAATTCATTTTGCCATCAATTGCGCATCAGAATCGTGTCCAAAACTACTTAATACAGCGTTCAAAGCTCAAAATATTGAAAAATTACTTTCAAAAGCAACGGTAGATTTTGTAAATGATAAAAAACGAAATCGTTTTGAAAATGAAACAGCAGAACTTTCAAGAATTTTTAAGTGGTTCAAAAGTGATTTTACAAAAAAAACCTCACTACTGGAATATATAAATGTCTATCTGGATAATCCCATTGACAAAAATGCAAAAGTTGAATATTTGGATTATGATTGGAGCCTAAATGAAACAAAGTAA
- the gap gene encoding type I glyceraldehyde-3-phosphate dehydrogenase → MKIGINGMGRIGRAALKVINETPGLEVVAVNDIVSIENTAYLLRYDTVYGVYEKEVSHDLDTLVVDGQKIQYTSIKNPEELPWDKNEVDLVIESTGVFTKGEDAERHLKAGAKTVIISAPTKSMDTPTVVHGVNSEDGNTSVFSCASCTTNNISPVVEVLGRRIGIKKAIMTTVHAYTASQGIVDAPSKKNFRMGRAGAQNLIPTTTGAAIATTKTLPEYSGKFDGVAIRVPIPVGSISDLVFVTDKPVTAEEVNRILIEESKTERYANVLDTTDEPIVSSDIIKSPYASTVDLSMTRVVDGDLLKVMTWYDNEWGFTNQMIRQILEIKG, encoded by the coding sequence ATGAAAATAGGAATAAACGGAATGGGCCGTATTGGTCGTGCGGCATTAAAAGTAATAAATGAAACTCCAGGTTTGGAAGTAGTGGCCGTGAACGACATTGTTTCCATAGAGAACACAGCATATCTTTTAAGATATGATACAGTCTATGGAGTGTATGAGAAAGAGGTTTCCCATGATTTGGATACTTTGGTGGTTGACGGTCAGAAAATTCAATATACTTCTATTAAAAACCCTGAAGAATTACCTTGGGATAAGAATGAGGTGGATTTGGTCATCGAAAGTACGGGGGTTTTCACCAAAGGTGAAGATGCTGAAAGACACTTAAAAGCGGGTGCGAAAACTGTTATTATTTCGGCTCCAACCAAAAGTATGGATACTCCAACGGTGGTTCACGGAGTTAATTCAGAAGATGGTAACACCAGTGTTTTTTCATGCGCCAGTTGTACTACAAATAACATAAGTCCTGTAGTTGAGGTATTGGGACGCAGGATAGGTATAAAAAAAGCAATCATGACAACAGTGCATGCATACACTGCATCTCAGGGTATAGTTGATGCACCTTCAAAAAAGAACTTTAGGATGGGAAGGGCAGGGGCACAAAATCTGATTCCGACAACTACGGGAGCTGCAATCGCTACCACAAAAACTTTGCCCGAGTATTCCGGTAAATTTGATGGTGTGGCAATACGTGTTCCCATACCTGTTGGTTCAATTTCAGATTTGGTTTTTGTTACCGACAAGCCTGTTACAGCAGAAGAAGTAAACCGAATTCTTATTGAGGAATCAAAAACAGAACGTTATGCAAATGTTCTGGATACTACTGATGAGCCTATTGTATCTTCCGATATCATCAAGAGTCCTTATGCTTCAACAGTTGATTTAAGTATGACCCGGGTGGTTGATGGCGATTTGCTCAAAGTGATGACCTGGTATGATAATGAGTGGGGATTTACCAATCAGATGATACGCCAGATTTTGGAAATAAAGGGATAA
- a CDS encoding N-acetylmuramoyl-L-alanine amidase, translating to MKSMLTLLLWAGVFSLLVAQEKNYPVVAEQGDGIFSILRKQGLDPVKYYEEFIILNAKNIKDGSKLQVGKEYLIPMALDSFKKTGVRIGSSEKKESPIFNSELSTMSHKSSKLVDAVYYLIPEAKSTNNNDFVNEITKNLAAELLVHGAKVFIIGADSMDKKADVLSTELDKMGWYVETINKHYLQHSGKYQRLLIIEANGLIAEGDVKVAVYHHAKSDQGQRFANNIQNIFKKHSVSNSSFEDVDMIFKDKHSLYLAKNTLPAVSLLMIENNSKYSGKGVISVRSDKESFSDLIANGILKDYADLEIED from the coding sequence ATGAAATCAATGCTAACATTATTGTTATGGGCAGGTGTATTTTCTTTACTGGTAGCCCAAGAAAAGAATTACCCCGTAGTTGCCGAACAAGGGGATGGGATTTTCTCCATACTTAGAAAACAGGGATTGGATCCTGTTAAATATTACGAAGAATTTATAATTCTCAATGCAAAGAATATTAAAGATGGCAGTAAGCTGCAAGTGGGTAAAGAATACCTAATTCCCATGGCATTGGATTCATTTAAGAAAACAGGGGTTAGAATCGGTTCATCAGAAAAAAAGGAAAGCCCAATTTTCAACTCGGAGCTTTCCACAATGTCCCACAAGAGCAGTAAATTGGTCGATGCTGTATATTATTTGATACCCGAAGCAAAATCTACCAATAATAATGATTTTGTAAATGAAATAACCAAAAATTTAGCTGCCGAACTTTTGGTCCACGGGGCGAAGGTCTTTATCATTGGTGCCGACTCTATGGACAAAAAGGCCGATGTTCTTTCCACAGAACTTGACAAAATGGGATGGTATGTGGAAACCATCAACAAACACTACCTGCAACATTCGGGCAAGTATCAGCGACTCTTAATCATTGAGGCCAACGGTTTGATTGCTGAGGGGGATGTAAAGGTAGCGGTGTACCACCACGCAAAGAGTGACCAAGGCCAAAGGTTTGCCAACAATATTCAGAATATATTTAAAAAACACAGTGTTTCCAACAGTTCATTTGAAGACGTGGACATGATTTTTAAAGATAAGCATAGCCTTTATCTAGCCAAAAACACGCTGCCAGCAGTAAGTCTATTGATGATAGAAAATAATTCCAAATATTCAGGTAAAGGCGTTATTTCTGTACGCTCTGACAAAGAATCCTTTAGTGATTTGATTGCCAATGGCATTCTTAAGGACTATGCCGATCTTGAAATTGAGGATTGA
- a CDS encoding purine-nucleoside phosphorylase — protein MTKKQLEESVTYLKNKGFEAPEIGIVLGTGLGQLVDEIEDSIEAHYNHIPYFPLATVEFHSGKLIYGTIANKKVVVMQGRFHLYEGYDFLDITYPIRVMHQLGIKKLFVSNAAGAINLDFKKGEIMLIEDHINLQGGSPLAFKNVAEFGDRFVDMSEPYDLDMREKISAIAKKEGILIKKGVYASVVGPQLETKAEYRMLKILGADAVGMSTVPEVIVANHLRLPIVAVSVLTDECDPDNLEPVNIKEIIEIAGRTEPKMIQLFKELIREI, from the coding sequence ATGACCAAAAAACAACTTGAAGAGTCCGTAACATATTTAAAAAATAAAGGATTCGAAGCTCCTGAAATCGGCATTGTACTTGGCACAGGATTAGGGCAATTAGTAGACGAAATTGAAGATTCCATTGAAGCGCATTATAATCATATTCCCTATTTTCCATTAGCGACCGTTGAATTCCACTCTGGAAAACTAATTTATGGGACTATCGCAAATAAAAAGGTAGTGGTCATGCAGGGGCGTTTTCACTTATATGAAGGTTATGATTTTTTGGACATAACCTATCCTATCCGTGTAATGCATCAATTAGGAATTAAAAAATTATTCGTTTCCAATGCTGCGGGCGCCATCAACTTGGATTTTAAAAAGGGGGAGATAATGCTTATTGAGGACCATATCAACCTCCAGGGAGGTTCGCCATTAGCTTTTAAAAACGTTGCCGAATTTGGCGATAGGTTTGTAGATATGAGCGAACCCTACGATTTGGATATGCGTGAAAAGATAAGTGCAATTGCCAAAAAAGAGGGGATATTGATTAAAAAAGGCGTGTATGCCTCAGTAGTAGGACCACAATTGGAAACCAAAGCTGAATATCGAATGTTGAAAATTTTAGGAGCAGATGCCGTAGGTATGAGTACGGTCCCAGAAGTAATTGTCGCGAATCATTTACGACTACCTATTGTAGCCGTATCTGTTTTGACCGATGAGTGCGACCCTGATAATCTTGAACCTGTCAACATTAAGGAAATTATTGAAATTGCGGGCAGGACAGAACCAAAAATGATACAATTGTTTAAAGAATTAATACGAGAAATATGA
- a CDS encoding TIGR04283 family arsenosugar biosynthesis glycosyltransferase codes for MKQSNAVKISIIIPVLNEEAYLGKLLKHISKTSSPKKIMEVICVDGGSVDKTVDVINRHGAKVVHSKKGRARQMNLGAKQAKGEILYFLHADTLTPKDFDRQILNAVEQGHESGCFRMRFDTKNPILRFFAWMSKINHTLCRGGDQSLFIKKHVFNKTKGFNEDYLIYEDTEFIQRLYQQTKFKILSDYVITSARKYREQGWLKVQFHFAMIHLKNYFGASPEDLYRYYHKNILS; via the coding sequence ATGAAACAAAGTAATGCGGTTAAAATCAGCATAATAATTCCTGTATTGAATGAGGAAGCGTATCTTGGGAAGTTGCTAAAACATATATCCAAGACGAGCAGTCCAAAGAAAATTATGGAAGTAATCTGCGTTGATGGGGGGAGTGTGGACAAAACTGTGGATGTCATAAATCGACATGGAGCAAAGGTGGTGCATTCCAAAAAAGGGCGCGCCAGACAAATGAACCTTGGGGCAAAACAGGCCAAAGGCGAGATTCTCTATTTTTTACATGCAGATACATTAACTCCAAAGGATTTTGACCGACAAATTTTAAATGCTGTCGAACAGGGCCATGAATCTGGATGTTTTAGAATGCGATTCGATACTAAAAATCCTATACTACGTTTTTTTGCGTGGATGTCCAAAATAAACCATACCCTCTGCAGGGGAGGTGATCAATCCTTATTTATCAAAAAACATGTATTTAATAAAACCAAAGGATTTAATGAGGACTATCTAATTTATGAGGATACGGAATTTATACAACGTCTCTATCAACAAACAAAGTTTAAGATTCTATCGGATTACGTCATTACATCAGCTAGAAAATATAGGGAGCAGGGATGGCTCAAAGTCCAATTCCACTTTGCCATGATTCATTTAAAGAATTACTTTGGAGCCAGTCCGGAAGATCTATATCGTTACTACCACAAGAATATTTTATCCTAA
- the arsM gene encoding arsenosugar biosynthesis arsenite methyltransferase ArsM, whose amino-acid sequence MSYLNATQDLYKEAALTPDVGLCCTTNPIWQFPGLSIPKIMQEMNYGCGSTVSAQDLINNPKVLYVGVGGGMELLQFSYFSRQKAGVIGVDSVNEMLEASRKNFKIAEKENEWFNSEFVDLVKGDALNLPVADESIDVAAQNCLFNIFKMEDLKKAVSEMYRVLKPHGRLVMSDPTCEQSMNEELRNDDRLRALCLSGSIPIKDYVKVLTDAGFGTIEIRARKSYRVLSPNHYPTDELIYIESIEIAAIKDPMPKDGPCIFTGKTAIYYGDEEYFDDGLGHVLLQNQPLAVCDKTAKALGNASDEIHISESTWHYNGGGCC is encoded by the coding sequence ATGAGTTATCTAAACGCCACACAAGATTTGTACAAAGAAGCGGCACTTACCCCAGATGTAGGACTTTGTTGCACAACAAACCCCATTTGGCAATTTCCAGGGCTTTCCATTCCAAAAATAATGCAAGAGATGAACTATGGCTGCGGAAGTACGGTATCTGCACAGGACCTTATCAATAATCCCAAGGTACTCTATGTCGGTGTAGGAGGTGGTATGGAACTTTTGCAGTTCTCCTATTTTTCAAGACAAAAAGCTGGTGTTATCGGTGTAGATTCGGTCAATGAGATGCTAGAGGCTTCCAGAAAAAATTTTAAAATTGCCGAGAAAGAGAATGAATGGTTCAATAGCGAATTTGTGGATTTGGTGAAAGGTGATGCACTTAATCTTCCCGTTGCGGATGAAAGTATTGATGTAGCGGCACAAAACTGCTTGTTCAACATTTTTAAGATGGAAGATTTAAAAAAAGCGGTTTCAGAAATGTATCGGGTGTTAAAACCCCATGGACGTCTGGTCATGAGCGATCCTACTTGTGAACAATCCATGAACGAAGAACTGAGAAATGATGACAGGCTAAGAGCACTTTGTCTTAGTGGCAGTATTCCCATTAAGGATTATGTAAAAGTATTGACAGATGCTGGTTTCGGCACCATTGAGATAAGAGCAAGAAAATCCTACAGGGTCTTGTCCCCCAACCACTACCCAACGGATGAACTGATTTATATTGAATCGATTGAAATTGCAGCGATAAAAGACCCAATGCCAAAAGACGGGCCTTGTATATTTACGGGCAAAACAGCCATTTATTATGGCGATGAAGAATATTTTGATGATGGTTTGGGCCACGTGCTACTTCAGAACCAACCTTTGGCTGTCTGCGATAAAACAGCAAAAGCACTTGGCAATGCATCGGACGAAATCCATATCAGTGAAAGCACATGGCACTACAATGGTGGGGGATGCTGTTAG